A genomic window from Quercus lobata isolate SW786 chromosome 10, ValleyOak3.0 Primary Assembly, whole genome shotgun sequence includes:
- the LOC115962471 gene encoding 5-formyltetrahydrofolate cyclo-ligase, mitochondrial-like, translating into MRPTGLSRKLKQLVVSMTQPCNFVTTTTNPLLLSRPTSYAPRYSHSLNFTTMMTNNNNEEQDHLNALFKQKQLLRSRVRKDLKNMDPTLRSQEDNAIQSIVLESPWFKSSQRLCAYISCSSLREVDTSKLLSEILQNPAQDDNTKMGKTLYVPRVEDKNSHMRMLNISSIDDLIANSMNILEPASVDGDGNERKNVMQANEPVDLFLLPGLAFDRSGRRLGRGGGYYDTFLKNYQELVKARDWKQPLLVALSYSLQILDEGVIPVTANDVPVDALVSPAGVIPISLDALDRMKL; encoded by the exons ATGAGGCCAACTGGGCTGAGTCGAAAACTGAAACAACTTGTAGTATCGATGACCCAACCGTGCAATTTtgtcacaacaacaacaaacccacTCTTACTCTCTCGCCCAACCTCGTACGCACCACGCTACAGTCACAGTTTGAACTTCACGACAATGAtgaccaacaacaacaatgaagaACAAGATCATCTAAACGCTTTATTCAAGCAAAAACAGCTTCTCCGATCAAGGGTCCGCAAGGACCTCAAGAACATGGACCCAACTCTCAGATCCCAAGAAG aCAATGCAATCCAGAGCATTGTTTTGGAATCTCCTTGGTTTAAATCTAGTCAGAGATTGTGTGCCTATATAAGTTGCTCTTCTTTACGAGAAGTTGACACATCAAAATTGTTATCAGAAATCCTGCAAAACCCAGCTCAAG ATGATAATACAAAGATGGGAAAAACGCTTTATGTTCCACGTGTGGAGGACAAGAATAGTCACATGCGCATGCTGAACATCTCAAGTATTGATGATCTTATTGCAAATTCAATGAACATTTTAGAACCAGCTTCAGTGGATGGTGATGGAAATGAACGTAAAAAtg TTATGCAGGCAAATGAGCCAGTTGATTTGTTTCTCTTACCTG GACTAGCATTTGACAGATCCGGAAGGCGCCTGGGTCGTGGTGGAGG TTATTATGATACCTTCTTGAAGAACTACCAAGAGCTTGTGAAGGCAAGGGATTGGAAGCAACCCCTCCTTG TTGCCCTATCCTATTCTCTGCAGATATTGGATGAAGGAGTTATACCAGTCACTGCAAATGATGTTCCCGTTGATGCTCTTGTGTCCCCAGCTGGTGTGATTCCCATCAGCCTGGATGCTTTAGACAG GATGAAGCTTTAA
- the LOC115965772 gene encoding germin-like protein subfamily T member 2, producing the protein MMKSSNSPLYLLPCLLMLLLLPVPSLSADPDALQDFCVADLNASISINGFPCIPASKVSASDFFFDLSKEGITNTSNLNFNVTPANVLSFPAVNTLGISMNRVDYGPGGLNPPHSHPRATEMGLVVKGRILVGFVTTSNVYYSKVLTRGEIFVIPSGLVHFQKNVGKGKGIVFTSFNSHMPGVVILSTTLFGSQPPMPNEVLTQAFQVDDAVVNSIKSKFGS; encoded by the coding sequence ATGATGAAATCATCAAACTCACCCCTCTACCTGCTACCTTGCCTTCTAATGTTACTGCTTCTCCCGGTGCCTTCCCTATCGGCTGACCCCGATGCGTTACAGGACTTTTGTGTTGCAGATTTGAATGCATCCATATCAATCAATGGATTTCCTTGCATACCTGCCTCAAAAGTTAGTGCAagtgattttttctttgatctgAGCAAAGAGGGTATCACTAACACATCAAACTTAAACTTCAACGTCACTCCTGCAAATGTCCTTTCATTTCCTGCCGTTAACACTCTTGGGATTTCCATGAACCGTGTAGACTATGGCCCTGGAGGACTTAATCCACCACACTCTCACCCTCGTGCAACTGAGATGGGTTTGGTCGTTAAAGGGAGGATACTTGTGGGGTTTGTGACAACTTCCAATGTCTATTACTCTAAGGTTTTGACTCGTGGAGAGATCTTTGTCATTCCTAGTGGACTTGTACATTTCCAAAAGAATGTTGGAAAAGGGAAAGGTATTGTCTTCACTTCTTTCAATAGTCACATGCCAGGGGTTGTGATTCTCTCAACAACTCTCTTTGGTTCACAACCCCCAATGCCTAATGAAGTATTAACTCAGGCGTTCCAAGTAGACGATGCTGTTGTCAATagcataaaatctaaatttggTTCTTAA